A window from Streptomyces sp. NBC_00271 encodes these proteins:
- a CDS encoding ABC transporter permease yields the protein MLKATLRSFLAHKGRLLLSALAVVLSVAFVAGSLIFSDTVTRTFDRLFASTAADVTVSPKNDLKSRVATGATPTLPASLADRLAKVDGVAATHVDVSVENLTIVDRDNKSIGPTSGAPTIATNWQVTKRSPVKLTSGHAPRGADEALLDADTAQRKHVAIGDTLTVQAERTFPVRIVGIATFTTTNPGAALLFLDTPTAQTNLLGSPDAATSIAVDAAPGVADAPLKQRIAAQVGTGAYEVKTADEQAKDAAAQLGGFLDVIKYVMLGFAGIAVLVGVFLIVNTFSMLIAQRTRELGLLRALGADRRQVRRSVLTEALLLGLVGSTLGLAAGISLALGLIRLMSAFGMNLKSTEMVIGWPTPVTSYVVGVGVTFVAAYLPARRAAGVSPMAALSDAEVAGVGRPLRTRALVGSVVGVAGAAALAGCATASKTATSASLLGLGVVLTLIATVIAGPLLVRPVIRVLGGAFPALFGPVGRMSQRNALRNPRRTGATAAALMVGLALVGGMSVASASMSKSFDHQIDKTLGSDFVIQNSNFVPFTREITDKVRATQGAGLVVRQRFTPVAVRLPDGKRVETTAAGYDPRLDDVAHVTYTQGDTAAALGAGHLSMDAKFAREHDVRVGSVIPVEFPAERKTELTVGALTDQEGSGGFGMQGGLVFGFGTVEKYVPGGQDSALYVNAAPGTSPDRLRAQLEQTLKPYPQVQVRDQADYKKLVHDQIAVLLYLVYALLGLAIVIAVLGVVNTLALSVVERTREIGLLRAIGLARRQLRRMIRLESVVIAVFGAVLGLALGLVWGVCVQRVLALQGMKSLAIPWTTIVAVVVGSAVVGIVAALLPALRASRMNVLAAIAHE from the coding sequence GTGCTCAAGGCGACTCTGCGAAGCTTCCTCGCCCACAAGGGACGACTGCTGCTCTCGGCGCTGGCCGTCGTGCTGTCCGTGGCGTTCGTGGCGGGCAGCCTGATCTTCTCGGACACGGTCACCCGTACGTTCGACCGGCTCTTCGCCTCCACCGCGGCCGATGTGACCGTGTCGCCGAAGAACGACCTCAAGTCGCGGGTGGCGACCGGCGCCACGCCGACGCTGCCCGCCTCGCTCGCGGACCGGCTCGCGAAGGTCGACGGCGTGGCGGCCACCCACGTGGACGTGAGCGTCGAGAACCTCACCATCGTCGACCGCGACAACAAGTCGATCGGACCCACCTCGGGCGCGCCGACCATCGCCACCAACTGGCAGGTCACCAAGCGCAGCCCGGTGAAGCTGACCTCCGGTCACGCCCCGCGCGGCGCCGACGAGGCACTGCTCGACGCGGACACCGCCCAGCGCAAGCACGTGGCGATCGGCGACACCCTGACGGTGCAGGCGGAGCGCACCTTCCCGGTGAGGATCGTCGGCATCGCCACGTTCACCACCACCAACCCCGGTGCCGCGCTGCTGTTCCTCGACACCCCCACCGCGCAGACGAACCTGCTCGGCAGCCCGGACGCCGCCACGAGCATCGCGGTGGACGCGGCGCCCGGGGTGGCCGACGCTCCGCTCAAGCAGCGGATCGCGGCGCAGGTGGGCACCGGGGCCTACGAGGTGAAGACCGCCGACGAGCAGGCCAAGGACGCCGCCGCGCAGCTCGGCGGATTCCTGGACGTCATCAAGTACGTGATGCTCGGCTTCGCCGGCATCGCCGTACTGGTCGGCGTCTTCCTGATCGTCAACACCTTCTCGATGCTCATCGCCCAACGCACCCGTGAGCTGGGCCTGTTGCGCGCGCTCGGCGCGGACCGGCGGCAGGTGCGGCGGTCCGTGCTCACCGAGGCGCTGCTGCTCGGTCTGGTCGGCTCGACGCTCGGACTCGCCGCGGGGATCAGTCTCGCCCTCGGGCTGATCCGGCTCATGAGCGCGTTCGGGATGAACCTCAAGTCCACCGAGATGGTGATCGGTTGGCCGACCCCCGTCACGTCGTACGTCGTCGGGGTCGGCGTCACCTTCGTGGCGGCGTATCTCCCCGCCCGCCGCGCGGCCGGTGTCTCCCCGATGGCGGCCCTCTCGGACGCCGAGGTCGCCGGGGTGGGAAGGCCACTGCGGACGCGCGCCCTGGTGGGCTCGGTCGTGGGCGTGGCCGGAGCCGCCGCGCTGGCCGGCTGCGCCACGGCGTCGAAGACCGCGACGTCCGCCTCCCTGCTGGGCCTCGGTGTCGTACTCACCCTCATCGCGACGGTGATCGCGGGTCCGCTCCTTGTGCGGCCGGTGATCCGGGTCCTGGGCGGTGCCTTCCCCGCCCTGTTCGGCCCGGTCGGCCGGATGAGCCAGCGCAACGCGCTGCGCAATCCGCGGCGCACCGGCGCCACGGCGGCCGCGCTGATGGTGGGCCTCGCGCTGGTCGGCGGGATGTCCGTGGCGAGCGCGTCCATGAGCAAGTCCTTCGACCACCAGATCGACAAGACACTGGGCTCCGACTTCGTGATCCAGAACAGCAACTTCGTGCCGTTCACCAGGGAGATCACGGACAAGGTGCGCGCCACCCAGGGTGCCGGGCTCGTCGTCCGCCAGCGGTTCACGCCGGTCGCGGTGCGGCTGCCGGACGGCAAGCGGGTCGAGACGACCGCGGCGGGCTACGATCCGCGGCTCGACGACGTCGCCCACGTCACGTACACCCAGGGGGACACGGCGGCGGCGCTCGGTGCCGGGCACCTGTCGATGGACGCGAAGTTCGCGCGGGAGCACGACGTGCGCGTCGGCAGTGTGATCCCCGTCGAGTTCCCCGCCGAGCGGAAGACCGAGCTGACGGTGGGGGCGCTCACCGACCAGGAAGGCTCCGGGGGCTTCGGAATGCAGGGCGGGCTGGTCTTCGGCTTCGGCACGGTCGAGAAGTACGTGCCCGGCGGGCAGGACTCGGCCCTGTACGTGAACGCGGCCCCCGGCACGAGCCCCGACCGGCTGCGCGCGCAACTGGAGCAGACGCTCAAGCCCTATCCGCAGGTGCAGGTCCGTGACCAGGCCGACTACAAGAAACTCGTGCACGACCAGATCGCCGTGCTGCTCTACCTCGTGTACGCGCTGCTCGGACTCGCGATCGTGATCGCGGTGCTCGGTGTGGTCAACACCCTCGCCCTGTCGGTGGTCGAACGCACTCGTGAGATCGGGCTGCTGCGCGCGATCGGGCTCGCCCGGCGCCAACTGCGCCGGATGATCAGGCTGGAGTCGGTGGTGATCGCCGTGTTCGGCGCCGTCCTCGGCCTCGCGCTCGGGCTGGTCTGGGGCGTCTGTGTGCAGCGGGTCCTCGCGCTCCAGGGCATGAAGTCGCTCGCCATTCCCTGGACCACCATCGTCGCCGTGGTCGTGGGTTCGGCGGTCGTGGGCATCGTGGCGGCGCTGCTGCCGGCGCTGCGTGCCTCGCGCATGAACGTCCTGGCGGCCATCGCGCACGAATGA
- a CDS encoding LLM class F420-dependent oxidoreductase, protein MSQSLGSSRPFRFGVNLLAPAPLDEWRAKCRRAEELGYDVILVPDHLGMPAPFPSLVAAAEVTERPRLGTFVLNAGFWNPTLLAREVATTDTLTGGRLELGLGTGYIPAEHDTAGLPWGSPRERVDHLQRTVEELERLLGSDEHRPGTVQRPRVPLLIGANGDRMLRLTAEHADIAAFTGARTSPGGTLEPITAAEMDERVAVYREAAEGRKEPAELNLLIQILAVTDDRGAAIRPWLPRIPNLTEDEVLELPIVLVGTLEQIVAQVRAQRERYGFSYLTVLEPNMEAFAPVVEALRGE, encoded by the coding sequence ATGTCGCAGTCCTTGGGCTCCTCGCGCCCGTTCCGGTTCGGCGTCAATCTGCTCGCCCCCGCGCCCCTCGACGAGTGGCGCGCCAAGTGCCGACGCGCCGAGGAACTCGGTTACGACGTGATCCTGGTCCCCGACCACCTGGGCATGCCCGCGCCCTTCCCCTCGCTGGTGGCCGCGGCGGAGGTCACCGAGCGGCCCCGCCTCGGCACCTTCGTGCTCAACGCGGGCTTCTGGAATCCCACGCTGCTGGCCCGCGAGGTCGCCACCACCGACACGCTGACGGGCGGCCGCCTCGAACTCGGGCTCGGCACCGGCTACATCCCGGCGGAGCACGACACGGCAGGCCTCCCCTGGGGCTCGCCGCGCGAGCGGGTCGACCATCTCCAGCGCACCGTGGAGGAGTTGGAGCGCCTCCTCGGTTCGGACGAGCACCGGCCGGGAACGGTACAGCGGCCCCGCGTGCCGCTGCTGATCGGCGCCAACGGCGACCGGATGCTGCGGCTCACCGCCGAGCACGCGGACATCGCGGCGTTCACCGGGGCGCGCACCAGCCCGGGCGGCACGCTGGAGCCGATCACGGCCGCCGAGATGGACGAACGCGTCGCCGTGTACCGGGAGGCGGCCGAGGGACGCAAGGAGCCAGCCGAGCTCAATCTGCTGATCCAGATACTCGCCGTCACCGACGACCGCGGCGCCGCGATCCGGCCCTGGCTGCCCCGTATTCCGAACCTGACCGAGGACGAGGTCCTGGAGCTGCCGATCGTGCTGGTGGGAACACTGGAGCAGATCGTGGCGCAGGTGCGGGCGCAGCGGGAGCGGTACGGGTTCTCGTATCTGACCGTCCTGGAGCCGAACATGGAGGCGTTCGCCCCCGTCGTCGAGGCGCTGCGGGGCGAGTGA